One genomic window of Anaerolineae bacterium includes the following:
- a CDS encoding diguanylate cyclase/phosphodiesterase (GGDEF & EAL domains) with PAS/PAC sensor(s) — MAEIIGWSLAIVGQVGGFYLLYRFLKQTQRRGMWLGLFVLPVLAILWFGYEVFQPPQGRLVSALLAAGGSLISLGLLWFLIPPTKEAFTQYDQLRSENEEYQMILDQLSDIVVVKDAGLNYRKVNAAFAKTLGKAPELLIGRSDADFFPPKIAQTLEEDENRSIASKHPVTRQVELMTVRGKRWFELTFTPLIDKLGVTLGVLVNGHDLTELIETTQVLEEELRHKDILVKSVKKFFNCDRETELWDVLLDLMEEIGSTPYVALMVVSEDGESLVVEAARKAEIFHIGTAIRSTSGLFGKVARTGQVQIGEDAASWKEIVSGEEGEAIQWVVGVPITLDNRVRAITALFYRDSEKGIVERRKELLVEVAESAGWALKEINARREIEQRFAQTQKDLEQTVLRQRIDHFLTALAIRLLNAAPHQIDTLLEKAMGSFAEYVGAEKSYVYLFQREGGGLQAQYRWSGADKLLPPYEIPEPFDPALSWLMEKINRQEIVALSRSGEMPEPFQVYFDAQNINFLIAVPMVLRRTVIGYLGLEGNDGANEMVGGQIGVVKAMSDLVVNALDRKWSADELEERMRRVSEKISQLELHNKRNKLLAEMGDLLQSCRTADEAYPIVARYAQILMPESVGALYLMRTLQDVAEKVALWGSEPSGENELMLNECWGIRRGKVHLVRNSEGPFCDHLGTPLPEQYICVPLIAQGETIGLLHIRNPRMKEQGNAELEELSKIGVSIAEHVAPALSNLNLRDKLRSQAIRDPLTGLFNRRYMEETLDREIRRAARHQYSVGLIMCDIDQMKPINDRYGHDAGDAVLRQIGTLMKKIFRGEDVACRYGGDEFMVILPEASLSDVWQRAENLREAVKKTHYEHEGKSIGPVTVSIGVAAYPDLGSTVERLIQVSDAAAYLAKHEGGDRVMIAHHTDDNTK, encoded by the coding sequence ATGGCAGAGATAATTGGATGGAGCCTGGCAATCGTTGGACAGGTGGGGGGATTCTACTTGCTTTACAGGTTTTTGAAGCAAACACAGCGGCGGGGGATGTGGTTAGGATTGTTTGTTTTACCTGTCCTGGCAATTCTTTGGTTTGGGTATGAAGTATTCCAACCTCCCCAGGGTCGTCTGGTCTCCGCTCTTCTGGCTGCAGGAGGTTCTTTAATTTCTCTTGGGTTGTTATGGTTTCTAATACCTCCAACAAAGGAAGCCTTCACCCAGTATGACCAGCTCCGCTCCGAGAATGAAGAATACCAAATGATCCTGGACCAGCTATCGGATATTGTGGTTGTCAAAGATGCTGGTTTAAATTATCGTAAGGTCAATGCAGCCTTTGCGAAAACACTTGGAAAAGCACCTGAGTTGCTCATTGGAAGATCGGATGCCGATTTCTTTCCACCCAAAATCGCTCAAACCCTCGAGGAAGACGAAAATCGGTCTATTGCCAGCAAACACCCCGTAACTCGTCAGGTTGAGTTAATGACTGTCAGAGGTAAACGCTGGTTTGAACTGACGTTTACACCTCTGATCGATAAATTAGGAGTGACACTAGGTGTATTGGTGAATGGGCATGATCTCACCGAACTGATTGAAACAACCCAAGTGTTAGAAGAGGAGCTTCGTCACAAGGATATTTTGGTTAAATCGGTGAAAAAGTTTTTTAACTGTGATCGTGAGACGGAATTATGGGATGTTCTGCTGGATTTGATGGAGGAGATTGGAAGTACGCCCTATGTTGCCTTAATGGTTGTCTCAGAAGACGGTGAATCTCTGGTAGTTGAAGCCGCTCGCAAGGCGGAAATCTTTCATATCGGTACTGCCATACGTTCAACCAGTGGTCTATTTGGAAAGGTCGCTCGCACTGGTCAGGTGCAAATCGGGGAGGACGCAGCAAGCTGGAAAGAGATAGTTTCTGGAGAAGAGGGTGAAGCTATCCAATGGGTGGTTGGTGTCCCGATTACTCTTGATAACCGGGTTCGAGCAATAACTGCACTTTTTTATAGGGATTCTGAAAAAGGGATCGTTGAACGGCGAAAGGAGCTACTGGTTGAGGTAGCTGAGAGCGCGGGATGGGCTTTGAAAGAAATCAATGCCAGGCGCGAAATTGAACAAAGGTTTGCTCAAACGCAAAAAGATTTAGAACAAACCGTGTTGCGGCAACGCATTGATCATTTTCTGACTGCTCTGGCAATTCGTTTATTGAACGCTGCACCTCATCAAATAGACACATTATTAGAAAAAGCCATGGGAAGCTTTGCTGAATATGTGGGTGCAGAAAAAAGTTATGTTTATCTCTTCCAGCGTGAGGGAGGAGGGTTACAGGCTCAGTATCGTTGGTCCGGGGCGGATAAATTGCTGCCTCCCTATGAGATACCGGAGCCTTTTGATCCAGCACTTTCCTGGTTGATGGAGAAGATTAATCGTCAAGAGATTGTGGCTTTATCCAGATCAGGAGAGATGCCAGAGCCATTCCAGGTCTATTTTGATGCTCAAAATATCAATTTTCTCATTGCGGTGCCGATGGTTTTGCGCCGAACAGTGATTGGTTATTTAGGATTAGAGGGGAATGATGGTGCGAATGAGATGGTTGGCGGACAGATCGGGGTGGTTAAGGCAATGTCTGATCTCGTTGTCAATGCTCTGGATCGAAAATGGAGTGCCGATGAACTGGAAGAACGCATGAGACGTGTGAGCGAGAAGATTTCTCAGCTCGAATTACATAATAAACGGAATAAACTCCTGGCGGAGATGGGAGATCTACTGCAATCCTGTCGGACGGCGGATGAAGCTTATCCGATTGTTGCTCGTTACGCTCAAATCTTGATGCCAGAGAGCGTCGGAGCGTTGTATTTAATGCGCACACTCCAGGATGTAGCGGAAAAGGTAGCTTTGTGGGGAAGTGAACCCAGCGGCGAAAATGAGCTGATGTTAAACGAGTGTTGGGGGATACGCCGTGGGAAGGTGCATCTGGTCCGCAATTCAGAAGGCCCATTCTGTGATCACTTGGGAACACCGCTTCCTGAGCAGTATATCTGTGTGCCGTTGATCGCTCAAGGTGAAACGATTGGACTGTTGCATATTCGCAACCCTCGGATGAAAGAACAGGGTAATGCTGAGTTGGAAGAGTTGAGCAAGATAGGGGTTTCGATTGCCGAACATGTTGCTCCGGCATTATCGAATTTGAATCTAAGAGATAAGTTACGCAGCCAGGCGATTCGCGACCCGCTGACCGGCTTGTTCAACCGCCGCTATATGGAGGAGACTTTAGACCGCGAGATCCGGCGGGCAGCGCGTCATCAGTACTCTGTCGGGTTGATCATGTGTGATATTGACCAGATGAAACCGATCAACGACCGCTATGGGCATGACGCTGGGGATGCTGTTCTACGCCAAATCGGAACTTTGATGAAGAAAATCTTCCGTGGTGAAGATGTTGCCTGCCGCTATGGGGGTGATGAGTTCATGGTTATCTTGCCCGAAGCCTCTCTTTCGGATGTCTGGCAAAGAGCCGAAAATTTGCGCGAGGCTGTTAAGAAGACCCACTATGAACATGAAGGAAAATCAATCGGCCCGGTTACCGTTTCGATCGGGGTGGCTGCCTATCCAGACCTGGGTTCAACGGTGGAACGCTTAATTCAGGTCAGTGATGCTGCGGCCTATCTGGCAAAGCATGAAGGGGGTGACCGCGTGATGATCGCCCATCATACCGATGACAACACGAAGTGA
- a CDS encoding Serine acetyltransferase, which produces MFNSIRDDIQSVFERDPAARSLWEVIFCYPGLHAIWGHRVAHWLWTHHLKFLARWFSQLMRGLTGIEIHPGAKIGKRFFIDHGMGVVIGETTEIGDNVTLYHGVTLGGTSLNKGKRHPTLGNNVVVGAGAKVLGAIKIGDNSRIGANAVVVKDVPPNSVVVGVPGQILLRSQPRQNGKPDLEHGRLPDAIGETLAQLIEHVRRLEERIDGHLPKEPALHIPKQGIWHGEDFSI; this is translated from the coding sequence ATGTTTAACTCAATTCGTGATGATATTCAATCCGTCTTCGAACGCGATCCAGCAGCGCGCAGTTTGTGGGAAGTTATCTTCTGCTATCCTGGCTTACATGCCATCTGGGGGCATCGAGTAGCTCATTGGCTCTGGACTCATCATCTCAAGTTTCTAGCCAGATGGTTTTCTCAACTGATGCGAGGGTTGACAGGCATCGAAATTCACCCTGGCGCAAAAATCGGCAAACGCTTTTTTATCGATCACGGCATGGGCGTTGTAATTGGTGAGACGACCGAGATTGGTGACAATGTAACCCTCTATCACGGAGTCACGTTGGGAGGAACCAGTCTTAATAAGGGTAAACGACATCCAACCCTGGGTAACAATGTCGTGGTCGGCGCTGGAGCAAAAGTCTTGGGGGCAATTAAGATTGGCGACAACAGCCGCATTGGAGCTAACGCTGTGGTAGTCAAGGATGTACCACCCAATTCTGTAGTTGTCGGTGTGCCAGGCCAGATTCTCCTGCGCAGTCAACCCCGCCAGAACGGTAAACCCGATCTGGAACACGGTCGCCTGCCTGACGCAATCGGAGAAACGCTTGCTCAATTGATTGAACATGTCAGACGGTTAGAAGAGCGAATCGATGGACACTTGCCCAAAGAACCCGCCTTGCACATTCCCAAACAGGGGATATGGCACGGAGAAGATTTTTCGATATGA
- a CDS encoding Protein rarD has product MVEGLNRKGLMLGFGAYLIWGFFPLYFKALSSIPSAQVLAHRFVWSFLLLILILAQRKEWKTLGKHLRNKKTLAIYALAGSLLAINWGTYVWAVNAGFVLESSLGYFINPLVNVLLGVLFLRERLRWSQWLPVGIAAVGVAYLTIQYHTLPWIALTLAFSFGFYGLVKKVAPLSSLYGLTLETMVLFLPAVFYLTLQEVNGAGSFGHGSLWVNVLVLLSGVVTVIPLLMFGSAARLVPLWTMGLLQYIAPTCQFLLGVLIFHEPFTTARLIGFSIIWLALLIFSTERWWLRGTPQVVYK; this is encoded by the coding sequence ATGGTTGAAGGACTCAATCGCAAAGGTTTGATGCTCGGATTTGGAGCCTATTTGATCTGGGGCTTTTTCCCGTTGTACTTTAAGGCTCTTAGTTCAATACCCTCTGCTCAAGTATTGGCTCATCGCTTCGTATGGTCTTTTCTATTGCTGATCCTTATTCTGGCTCAGCGAAAGGAATGGAAAACACTGGGGAAACATTTGCGTAACAAGAAAACATTGGCAATTTATGCCTTAGCCGGTAGTCTCCTGGCGATCAATTGGGGAACGTATGTATGGGCAGTAAATGCCGGCTTTGTGCTCGAGTCCAGCCTGGGGTACTTTATTAATCCTTTGGTAAACGTCCTGTTAGGCGTTCTTTTTTTGCGCGAGCGCTTGCGATGGTCTCAGTGGTTACCGGTCGGGATTGCAGCGGTTGGCGTTGCTTACCTGACCATCCAATACCATACGCTGCCATGGATTGCATTAACTCTGGCGTTTTCCTTTGGGTTCTATGGTCTGGTGAAAAAAGTTGCTCCGCTTTCATCCTTATATGGCTTGACTCTGGAAACGATGGTGCTTTTTCTGCCGGCTGTGTTCTACCTGACCTTACAAGAGGTGAACGGAGCAGGTAGCTTTGGTCATGGAAGCCTGTGGGTTAACGTTTTGGTACTGTTGAGTGGGGTAGTCACCGTGATTCCATTGTTGATGTTTGGCAGTGCAGCGCGACTGGTGCCTCTGTGGACAATGGGATTGCTGCAGTATATCGCACCGACTTGCCAATTCTTATTGGGCGTTTTGATATTCCATGAACCCTTCACGACTGCACGATTGATCGGGTTTTCGATCATTTGGCTGGCATTGTTGATTTTTTCCACAGAGCGATGGTGGTTACGAGGTACCCCGCAGGTCGTCTATAAATAG
- a CDS encoding Glycerol-3-phosphate dehydrogenase, producing the protein MMRHHPIDANQLSQKWDVIVVGGGINGSAIARDAALRGLKVLVLEKEDISSGTSAWSTRLIHGGLRYLEYFEFYLVRESLAERERLLRNAPHLVKPLGMAFPFYKQNRRPAWMIRMGMILYDVLSYDKSLDHHHILSPQQVFEQVGALNPEGLSGAAMYYDCQVAYAERLSVENILSAKEQGATFLNYARVKRFILDGNRVCGVEFEDLLEQKTYSVSADLVVNVGGPWVDEVLKGVGKPLKRLIGGTKGSHLVVPVFPGAPKIAVYFEARADGRPMFVIPWTGRILIGTTDLPYQGDLDHVEIDDEEITYLMNETNGIFPSAQINLDKILYTYSGIRPLPYVGEKKTAAITRRHIIHDHTPEVEGLISIIGGKLTTFRNLAEQCVDLIGKKLNRPLKPCVTNKVHLPGAGEGNFVEFQNQFIAKSGFERDIASHLTEIYGARAEKILALIQKEPKLKERLHPGDTTIGAEVIFAFEEEQAETIQDVLLRRCMGGYNDSAGLNILDPAIQIAGDYFGWDKERREQEKEAYQKYIQRYRPKLLRQP; encoded by the coding sequence ATGATGAGACACCATCCGATCGACGCCAATCAACTATCCCAAAAATGGGATGTCATTGTAGTGGGGGGTGGGATTAATGGGAGTGCCATTGCCAGAGATGCAGCTCTACGGGGCTTAAAGGTGCTGGTTTTGGAAAAAGAGGATATTTCCAGCGGGACTTCAGCCTGGTCGACGCGTTTAATTCACGGCGGCTTACGCTACCTGGAATATTTTGAGTTTTACCTTGTCCGAGAATCGCTTGCCGAGCGTGAGAGATTACTCCGCAATGCACCTCATCTTGTCAAACCATTGGGGATGGCTTTCCCCTTTTACAAACAAAATCGACGACCAGCCTGGATGATCCGCATGGGGATGATCCTCTATGATGTGCTATCCTACGATAAGAGTCTGGATCATCATCATATCCTTTCTCCGCAGCAGGTGTTTGAACAGGTCGGGGCACTCAATCCAGAGGGATTAAGCGGTGCAGCCATGTATTACGACTGTCAGGTGGCATACGCTGAGCGCCTTTCGGTAGAAAACATTCTCTCTGCTAAAGAACAGGGAGCAACTTTTTTGAATTATGCCCGAGTGAAGCGTTTCATCCTGGACGGCAATCGTGTCTGCGGAGTGGAGTTTGAGGATTTATTAGAGCAAAAAACTTACTCCGTTTCAGCCGATCTGGTCGTTAATGTGGGAGGTCCGTGGGTTGATGAGGTATTAAAGGGTGTCGGCAAGCCATTGAAGCGCCTTATCGGTGGGACAAAAGGCAGTCACCTTGTCGTTCCGGTTTTCCCTGGAGCGCCTAAAATTGCGGTATATTTTGAAGCCCGCGCAGATGGGCGACCGATGTTTGTGATCCCCTGGACGGGCCGTATCTTAATTGGAACCACCGATTTGCCTTATCAGGGGGATTTAGACCATGTCGAAATTGACGATGAAGAAATAACGTATTTGATGAATGAAACCAATGGTATATTCCCCTCTGCTCAAATCAATCTCGATAAAATTCTTTACACGTATTCGGGGATCCGACCCTTGCCATATGTAGGGGAGAAGAAGACAGCTGCCATTACCCGACGCCATATTATTCATGACCATACCCCAGAAGTAGAAGGATTGATTTCAATCATTGGCGGAAAGCTGACTACCTTTCGGAATCTGGCTGAACAATGTGTTGATTTAATTGGCAAGAAGTTAAACCGCCCGCTTAAGCCCTGCGTTACCAATAAGGTGCATTTACCTGGTGCAGGTGAGGGTAATTTTGTCGAGTTTCAAAACCAATTTATTGCAAAAAGTGGTTTCGAGCGGGATATTGCCAGTCACCTGACTGAGATCTATGGCGCCAGAGCGGAGAAAATTCTTGCCTTGATACAAAAAGAGCCGAAGTTGAAAGAAAGGTTGCATCCTGGAGATACGACGATTGGGGCTGAAGTAATCTTCGCTTTTGAGGAAGAGCAGGCCGAAACAATTCAGGATGTTTTGTTGCGCCGCTGCATGGGCGGGTATAACGATTCTGCGGGTTTGAATATCCTCGACCCGGCTATCCAGATTGCTGGTGATTATTTCGGTTGGGATAAGGAGCGGAGAGAGCAAGAAAAAGAAGCCTATCAGAAGTATATCCAGCGTTATCGTCCCAAACTTCTCCGCCAGCCTTAA
- a CDS encoding Cell division transporter, ATP-binding protein FtsE, whose product MVSEIGKMTKIFLGEYQSNQSELSLVSHMESDSASIPLMEAQDLWKVYQTPSGDVPALKGIDLSIQAGEFLIIVGKSGAGKSTLVNLLTTIDVPTKGRLFFRGKSVLDLSEEERTRWRGKNLGIVFQFFQLFPTLTIWENVKISMDLLGELPVQERKERALDLLRQVGLEDHARKVPAKISGGQQQRVAIARALANDPPLLIADEPTGNLDSRTSEEIMELFASFVSRGKSVLMVTHDRGALKWATRVVEILDGELQR is encoded by the coding sequence ATGGTCAGCGAAATAGGAAAAATGACGAAGATTTTCTTGGGTGAATATCAAAGCAATCAGAGCGAGCTTTCTCTGGTTTCTCATATGGAAAGCGATTCGGCGAGTATTCCCTTGATGGAAGCGCAAGACCTGTGGAAGGTCTATCAGACCCCCAGTGGTGATGTGCCAGCTTTGAAGGGGATTGATCTATCAATCCAGGCAGGTGAATTCCTGATCATTGTTGGAAAATCTGGCGCGGGTAAATCGACTCTGGTCAATCTGTTGACTACTATTGACGTTCCAACGAAAGGAAGGCTCTTCTTTCGAGGTAAATCGGTGTTGGACCTTTCGGAAGAGGAGAGAACCCGCTGGCGTGGAAAGAACTTAGGGATTGTGTTTCAATTCTTTCAATTGTTTCCAACTCTGACCATTTGGGAGAACGTCAAGATCAGCATGGATCTATTGGGAGAACTTCCTGTTCAAGAGCGGAAAGAGCGGGCTTTGGATTTACTGCGCCAGGTTGGCTTAGAAGATCATGCCCGCAAGGTACCAGCAAAAATTTCAGGTGGACAGCAACAACGAGTGGCGATTGCGCGGGCTCTGGCAAATGACCCGCCGTTACTGATTGCCGATGAACCGACCGGGAATCTCGATTCGCGCACTTCGGAAGAAATTATGGAATTGTTTGCCTCGTTTGTTTCAAGAGGAAAATCTGTATTGATGGTTACCCATGATCGCGGCGCATTGAAATGGGCGACGCGGGTGGTGGAAATCCTGGATGGAGAGCTGCAAAGGTGA
- a CDS encoding putative ABC transporter integral membrane protein, which produces MNLDARWVKIWRDLWGNKTRFLLVTLSIAVGVGTIGMIYNASQIIQRDLYSQFKQGNPAHVFLYLSPFPKEIANAAEGIREVKQAQARRILRAEIKSSRGDFENLNLHVIADSFSIKVNRFNMLQGAFPPNVREIVLERQSAQLLGYEVGDKVTVKLEDDRQYELTLSGIAHDVNEIPFAILGDASGYISMDTLRWMGESATYNRLEVVVQGEEISKGYALDVADKIKKRILEPAGYQVFSIRIPGVGSDPGDHWAHNQIRGFILILQIMSVMATLLSGGLIVNTISAILIQQTKQIGILRAIGASRKQIVSMYLLNILIFSVAGLILAIPFGLVGSWWLANFAARFLNFDVTRVTLTWDVLLIQVGVAIGMPLAVAIFPILNGTSISVYDAIYQYGLSDRKRVSRFEQLLSRIRSINPPLLLSLRNTFRQRSRLAFTLSTLTLAGAMFIASFSTYSSLTAQIRDVERYVAFDARLSLPRGVTKVAAEREALRIEGIGYAEGWAISEGVIVRSDHSESQGIEIVGLPPDSKTIYPKLVAGRWLSAMPNSRQVVVNADLVNEEAGIEVGKEIQIKIGGRTHTFTVVGIVSKHIFGPRIYMDFTSLSRLTGRHNEVDEIRVLAEEGKLASVATQNTLAEKLEERFRNAGISKNNSVTRSSFFSEFTEIFNIILLVLLIMAGLLALVGSLGLSGTLGINIMERMREIGVLRAVGAANHALVKIVLTESLVVSFVSWVMGAITSAISSPILAAVVIYAVLETQMSFRYSMIGLMLWFCVILLIGVFSSLLPARRAALLQVREVLDYE; this is translated from the coding sequence ATGAATCTGGATGCAAGATGGGTAAAAATTTGGCGCGATCTTTGGGGAAATAAGACGCGTTTCCTGCTTGTGACCCTTTCTATTGCAGTTGGAGTGGGCACAATCGGAATGATTTACAACGCCTCGCAGATTATTCAACGGGATTTATATTCCCAATTCAAGCAAGGGAACCCGGCGCATGTATTTCTCTATCTCTCGCCTTTCCCCAAGGAGATCGCTAACGCTGCTGAAGGAATCCGTGAGGTGAAGCAGGCTCAGGCACGGCGCATCCTTCGGGCAGAGATTAAGTCTTCCCGAGGTGATTTTGAAAATCTAAACTTGCATGTGATTGCCGATTCTTTCTCTATTAAGGTAAATCGATTCAACATGCTACAGGGAGCGTTTCCTCCCAACGTTCGGGAGATAGTTCTTGAACGCCAATCGGCTCAATTATTGGGTTATGAAGTCGGAGATAAAGTAACCGTCAAATTGGAAGATGACCGTCAATATGAGTTAACCCTTTCGGGAATTGCCCACGATGTAAATGAAATCCCCTTTGCAATTTTGGGAGATGCCAGCGGGTATATCAGTATGGATACTTTACGCTGGATGGGAGAATCTGCGACCTATAATCGTCTAGAAGTGGTTGTGCAAGGCGAGGAGATTAGTAAAGGATATGCCCTGGACGTGGCAGATAAAATCAAGAAACGAATTTTAGAGCCGGCTGGCTACCAGGTCTTTAGCATTCGCATTCCGGGGGTTGGCTCGGATCCGGGGGATCACTGGGCGCACAATCAAATCCGCGGTTTCATCCTGATCCTTCAAATCATGAGTGTGATGGCTACTTTACTCAGTGGGGGTTTGATTGTCAATACGATTTCGGCTATCCTGATTCAACAGACCAAACAAATCGGCATCTTGCGCGCAATCGGTGCTTCGCGGAAGCAGATTGTCAGCATGTATCTCTTGAACATCTTGATCTTTTCTGTGGCTGGGCTCATATTAGCGATTCCTTTTGGATTGGTGGGTAGCTGGTGGTTGGCGAACTTTGCTGCAAGATTCTTGAATTTTGATGTCACTCGCGTTACACTTACCTGGGATGTCTTGTTGATTCAGGTAGGGGTGGCAATTGGGATGCCGCTGGCGGTTGCTATCTTCCCTATTCTCAATGGAACGAGCATCTCGGTCTATGATGCGATCTATCAATACGGCCTCAGCGATCGCAAGCGGGTGAGCCGCTTTGAGCAACTGCTCAGCCGTATCCGTTCAATCAATCCGCCTTTGCTCTTATCGTTGAGGAATACTTTCCGGCAAAGGTCGCGTTTGGCGTTTACTTTAAGCACACTGACTCTTGCCGGGGCGATGTTCATTGCTTCTTTCAGTACCTATTCTTCGTTGACGGCTCAAATACGGGATGTGGAGCGTTATGTGGCGTTTGACGCGCGCTTATCTTTGCCTCGAGGGGTCACGAAAGTTGCTGCTGAACGAGAAGCTTTGAGGATTGAAGGAATTGGATATGCTGAGGGATGGGCAATTAGCGAGGGCGTTATTGTGCGCTCAGATCATAGTGAAAGTCAGGGTATAGAAATTGTCGGGTTGCCTCCAGATAGCAAGACAATCTATCCCAAATTGGTTGCCGGGAGGTGGTTAAGTGCTATGCCCAATTCCCGGCAAGTGGTTGTAAATGCGGATCTGGTGAATGAGGAAGCGGGAATAGAGGTTGGCAAAGAGATTCAGATCAAAATCGGAGGTCGAACCCATACCTTCACTGTGGTGGGTATCGTTTCAAAGCATATTTTTGGTCCACGCATTTATATGGACTTTACTTCCCTCTCTCGTCTGACAGGCCGGCACAATGAAGTGGATGAGATTCGGGTACTTGCCGAAGAAGGAAAACTGGCTTCTGTCGCCACTCAAAATACGCTTGCCGAAAAATTGGAAGAACGTTTTCGTAATGCTGGAATCAGTAAGAACAACAGTGTGACTCGCTCCTCCTTCTTTAGTGAATTCACGGAGATTTTTAATATTATCTTATTGGTTTTACTTATCATGGCGGGTTTGTTGGCTCTGGTTGGCAGCTTGGGCCTGAGTGGTACACTCGGTATAAACATCATGGAAAGAATGCGTGAGATCGGAGTGCTTCGAGCGGTCGGTGCAGCCAATCACGCTTTAGTTAAGATTGTCCTGACCGAAAGCCTGGTGGTAAGTTTTGTGAGTTGGGTGATGGGAGCGATTACTTCAGCGATCTCCAGCCCTATTCTAGCAGCGGTGGTGATTTACGCGGTGTTGGAGACCCAGATGAGCTTTCGCTATTCAATGATTGGCTTGATGCTCTGGTTTTGCGTTATTTTACTGATTGGAGTGTTTTCAAGTCTTCTGCCAGCTCGCCGGGCGGCTTTGTTGCAGGTTCGAGAGGTCTTGGATTATGAATGA
- a CDS encoding Cell division transporter, ATP-binding protein FtsE — protein MNLYNMLEPTPHRVEVDMEESRKNGALIQLKGVSKIYHTDAGRFVALENVNLQIHSGEFVSIIGKSGSGKTTLINLITGIDQPSDGEIYIDQTPVHLLKESEKAIWRGKTIGVVFQFFQLLPTLTVIENVMLPMSLCNLYPGNERLERAYQLLKLVHVEHQANQLPTFLSGGEQQRVAIARALANDPPIIATDEPTGNLDSRTAETIMELFQDLTARGKTLLMVTHDPDLALRAQRIISLSDGRIVQA, from the coding sequence ATGAATCTTTACAATATGCTTGAACCAACGCCTCATCGCGTGGAGGTTGACATGGAAGAATCACGGAAAAACGGCGCGCTTATTCAACTCAAAGGTGTCAGTAAAATCTATCACACCGATGCCGGCCGATTTGTAGCTCTGGAAAATGTAAACCTGCAAATCCATTCTGGGGAATTCGTATCCATTATTGGAAAATCAGGCAGTGGAAAAACCACCTTAATCAATTTGATCACCGGTATTGACCAGCCTTCTGATGGAGAAATTTATATCGATCAAACCCCAGTCCATTTGTTGAAAGAAAGCGAGAAGGCGATCTGGAGAGGCAAGACGATTGGGGTTGTCTTCCAATTCTTTCAATTGTTGCCGACCTTAACAGTCATCGAAAATGTTATGTTACCGATGAGTTTATGCAACCTCTATCCGGGTAATGAACGCCTGGAGCGTGCTTATCAATTACTTAAGCTTGTCCATGTGGAACATCAGGCGAATCAATTGCCCACCTTCCTTTCCGGAGGAGAACAACAACGGGTAGCCATTGCCCGTGCCTTAGCTAATGATCCTCCGATTATCGCGACCGACGAACCGACCGGTAATCTTGATTCTCGCACGGCAGAAACAATCATGGAGCTGTTTCAGGACTTAACTGCGCGCGGAAAGACCTTATTAATGGTGACCCACGATCCTGATTTAGCTCTGCGGGCTCAAAGGATCATTTCTCTGTCCGATGGGCGGATAGTGCAAGCCTGA